The following proteins come from a genomic window of Dromaius novaehollandiae isolate bDroNov1 chromosome 19, bDroNov1.hap1, whole genome shotgun sequence:
- the WSB1 gene encoding WD repeat and SOCS box-containing protein 1, whose protein sequence is MASFPLNVNEKLIARSRTVGELLAPTSPFDKKCGRENWTVAFAPDGSYFAWSQGHRIVKLVPWSQCLNNFLLHGTKNVANSVSTRLSRQNSDSGQKNKPCEHIIDCGDIVWSLAFGSSVPEKQSRCVNIEWHRFKFGQDQLLLATGLNNGRIKIWDVYTGKLLLNLMDHTEVVRDLTFAPDGSLILVSASRDKTLRVWDLKDDGNMMKVLRGHQNWVYGCAFSPDSSILCSVGASKAVFLWDMDKYSMIRKLEGHHNDVVACEFSPDGALLATASYDTRVYVWDPHIGVILMEFGHLFPPPTPIFAGGANDRWVRSVSFSHDGLHIASLADDKMVRFWRIDEDYPVQVAPLNNGLCCTFSTDGSVLAAGTQDGSVYFWATPKQVSSLQHLCRMAIRRVMPTSLVKNLPIPSKVVEFLCYQI, encoded by the exons ATGGCCAGCTTTCCCCTGAATGTCAACGAGAAGCTCATCG cTCGGTCACGTACTGTAGGAGAACTCTTAGCCCCAACTTCTCCTTTTGACAAGAAGTGCGGACGTGAAAACTGGACTGTTGCATTTGCTCCTGATGGCTCATACTTTGCTTGGTCACAAGGGCATCGCATAGTGAAGCTGGTTCCCTGGTCTCAGTGCCTTAATAACTT tttgTTGCATGGCACAAAGAATGTGGCAAATTCAGTCAGTACAAGACTTTCGAGACAGAACAGCGATAGTGGTCAGAAAAATAAGCCTTGTGAACATATAATAGACTGTGGTGATATCGTCTGGAGCCTTGCTTTTGGGTCTTCAGTGCCTGAAAAGCAGAGCCGCTGTGTGAATATAGAATGGCATCGTTTCAAATTTGGGCAAGACCAGCTTCTACTTGCAACAGGCTTGAACAATGGGCGCATCAAGATATGGGATGTATATACAG GAAAACTCCTCCTTAACCTGATGGACCATACAGAAGTTGTTAGAGATTTAACCTTTGCTCCAGATGGCAGCCTGATTTTAGTGTCTGCATCAAGAGACAAAACACTGAGAGTGTGGGACCTGAAAGATGATG GAAATATGATGAAAGTACTAAGAGGACACCAGAACTGGGTATATGGTTGTGCATTCTCTCCAGACTCTTCCATTCTCTGTTCTGTTGGAGCTAGTAAAGCA GTTTTTCTCTGGGATATGGATAAATACTCCATGATACGGAAACTAGAAGGACATCACAATGATGTTGTAGCTTGTGAGTTTTCTCCTGATGGAGCTTTACTGGCTACTGCATCTTATGATACTCGAGTTTATGTCTGGGATCCACATATTGGAGTTATTCTTATGGAATTTGG GCATCTGTTTCCCCCTCCTACTCCAATATTTGCTGGAGGAGCAAATGACCGATGGGTCAGATCTGTATCTTTTAGTCACGATGGACTACATATTGCAAGTCTTGCTGATGATAA AATGGTGAGGTTCTGGAGAATTGATGAAGATTACCCCGTACAAGTTGCACCTTTGAACAATGGGCTCTGCTGTACCTTTTCTACTGATGGCAGTGTTCTAGCTGCAGG GACACAGGATGGAAGTGTGTATTTCTGGGCAACTCCAAAACAAGTTTCCAGTCTCCAACACCTGTGTCGTATGGCAATTCGAAGAGTGATGCCCACCAGCCTAGTCAAGAACTTGCCTATCCCATCAAAAGTGGTGGAGTTCCTTTGTTACCAGATTTaa